A region of Elusimicrobiota bacterium DNA encodes the following proteins:
- the purE gene encoding 5-(carboxyamino)imidazole ribonucleotide mutase: protein MKKPLVAVLMGSVSDWETMQHTSAVFRDFDVPHECRVLSAHRTPKETKAFAERAEARGLEVIIAGAGGAAHLAGVVASLTTLPVLGVPMESAALKGMDSLLSTVQMPGGIPVGTLGIGRAGAINAALLAIAILANKHGEFRKKIVDYRAAQARKVLQSKLPSP from the coding sequence ATGAAAAAACCGCTGGTGGCCGTTCTGATGGGTTCGGTAAGCGATTGGGAAACAATGCAACACACCTCCGCCGTGTTCCGAGATTTTGATGTTCCGCACGAATGCCGAGTCCTCTCGGCCCATCGCACCCCGAAAGAAACCAAAGCCTTCGCGGAACGCGCGGAAGCCCGGGGTCTGGAAGTGATCATCGCCGGCGCCGGCGGCGCCGCCCACCTCGCGGGCGTGGTGGCCTCGCTCACAACGCTTCCGGTCCTGGGGGTCCCCATGGAAAGCGCCGCGCTGAAAGGAATGGACTCCCTCCTCTCCACCGTGCAAATGCCGGGCGGAATTCCCGTGGGAACGCTCGGCATCGGCCGCGCCGGGGCCATCAACGCCGCCCTTCTGGCCATCGCCATTTTGGCCAACAAACACGGCGAGTTCCGAAAGAAAATCGTCGATTACCGAGCCGCCCAAGCCCGCAAGGTCCTCCAGAGCAAACTCCCCTCACCCTAA
- the nuoF gene encoding NADH-quinone oxidoreductase subunit NuoF, giving the protein MGQKRRIVVCAGAGCFSCNSAETLSTLQRLVKERGVETQVDIVPAGCMGACQRGPLVQLPNDDILLQGVGPQEAAAVLDQVLGGPAAPAELKLYSAREPDAPDAHFFQKQQKIVLENCGRINPESLDEYIAVGGYQALHRMLSEMTREAVVAEIKKSGLRGRGGAGYPTGLKWETVAKMVNEQKYVICNADEGDPGAFMDRSVLEGDPHRVLEGMAIAGYAVGANKGFVYVRAEYPLAIKRLELAIKGARREGLLGREIFRTSFSFDVEIRIGAGAFVCGEETALIASIEGRRGQPRPRPPYPAESGLWGKPTLINNVETFANIAPILTKGGEWFSAIGTPKNAGTKVFALAGKIRNTGLIEVPMGITLREIIFDIGGGIPGGRRFKAVQTGGPSGGCIPEAHLDTHVDYESLQTLGSIMGSGGFIVMDDTSCMVDVARFFMEFCMDESCGKCVPCRVGTKHMHDLLAKICAGHATMGDLALLEELAPMVKATSLCGLGMTAPNPLISTLRYFRDEYAAHIRDRRCPAGVCSMDAVEALR; this is encoded by the coding sequence ATGGGCCAGAAACGGCGCATCGTCGTTTGCGCCGGGGCGGGGTGTTTTTCCTGCAACAGCGCGGAAACGCTTTCGACCCTTCAGAGGTTGGTCAAAGAGCGCGGGGTGGAAACCCAGGTCGACATCGTCCCGGCCGGTTGCATGGGGGCCTGCCAACGAGGGCCCTTGGTTCAACTTCCCAACGACGACATTTTATTGCAAGGCGTAGGGCCCCAGGAAGCGGCCGCGGTTTTGGATCAGGTTTTGGGCGGGCCCGCGGCACCGGCCGAACTCAAACTCTATTCGGCGCGCGAGCCGGACGCGCCAGACGCCCACTTTTTTCAAAAACAACAGAAAATTGTTTTGGAAAACTGCGGCCGGATTAACCCGGAAAGTTTGGACGAATACATTGCCGTCGGAGGATATCAGGCGCTCCACCGAATGCTGAGCGAAATGACCCGGGAAGCCGTGGTGGCGGAAATCAAAAAGTCGGGCCTGCGCGGGCGCGGCGGGGCGGGTTACCCCACGGGGCTCAAATGGGAAACCGTCGCCAAGATGGTGAACGAGCAGAAATACGTGATCTGCAACGCCGACGAGGGCGACCCCGGCGCCTTCATGGACCGCTCGGTGCTGGAGGGCGACCCGCACCGCGTGCTGGAGGGCATGGCCATCGCGGGCTACGCGGTGGGGGCCAACAAAGGATTTGTTTACGTGCGGGCCGAATATCCCCTGGCCATCAAACGGTTGGAACTCGCCATCAAGGGGGCCCGGCGGGAAGGGCTGTTGGGGCGTGAAATTTTCCGAACGAGTTTTTCGTTCGACGTGGAAATCCGCATCGGCGCCGGGGCTTTCGTGTGCGGAGAAGAGACCGCGCTCATCGCCTCCATCGAAGGCCGCCGCGGCCAACCCCGTCCCCGGCCGCCCTACCCGGCGGAATCGGGCCTCTGGGGAAAACCGACGCTCATCAACAACGTCGAGACCTTCGCCAACATCGCGCCCATCCTGACCAAGGGCGGCGAGTGGTTTTCGGCCATCGGGACGCCCAAGAACGCGGGGACCAAGGTGTTTGCCTTGGCGGGAAAAATCCGCAACACCGGGCTGATCGAGGTCCCCATGGGGATCACGCTCCGGGAAATTATTTTCGACATCGGCGGCGGCATCCCCGGCGGGCGGCGCTTCAAGGCGGTCCAGACCGGCGGTCCCTCGGGCGGGTGCATCCCGGAAGCCCATCTGGACACCCACGTGGACTATGAATCGCTCCAAACGTTGGGGTCCATCATGGGTTCCGGCGGGTTCATCGTGATGGACGACACGTCCTGCATGGTGGACGTGGCCCGATTCTTTATGGAATTCTGCATGGATGAAAGTTGCGGCAAGTGCGTGCCCTGCCGGGTCGGAACCAAACACATGCACGACCTTTTGGCCAAAATCTGCGCCGGGCACGCCACCATGGGCGACCTGGCGCTCTTGGAAGAATTGGCTCCCATGGTGAAGGCCACGAGCCTCTGCGGGCTCGGCATGACGGCCCCCAACCCGCTCATTTCCACCCTGCGCTATTTCCGGGACGAATACGCCGCCCACATTCGGGACCGCCGATGTCCAGCGGGCGTCTGCTCCATGGACGCGGTCGAGGCCCTCCGATGA
- a CDS encoding peptide chain release factor-like protein, with product MPEFPVQESKVKELEARFARLGIQEKDLEESFVRSGGPGGQNVNKVSSCVVLIHRPTGTAVRCQEERSQALNRFLARRRLAEQMEEKVLGAASQKRQAMEKIRRQKRRRSRRAKEKMLQGKHHHSRIKQNRKRPHVE from the coding sequence ATGCCTGAATTCCCCGTTCAAGAAAGTAAGGTGAAAGAGTTGGAAGCCCGTTTCGCCCGATTGGGAATTCAGGAGAAGGACCTGGAGGAAAGTTTCGTTCGCTCCGGCGGTCCGGGCGGGCAGAACGTCAACAAGGTGTCCTCCTGCGTGGTTTTGATCCATCGCCCGACGGGCACCGCGGTGCGTTGCCAGGAGGAGAGGTCCCAGGCGTTGAACCGTTTCCTGGCCCGTCGCCGGCTCGCCGAACAGATGGAAGAAAAGGTTTTGGGCGCGGCCAGCCAAAAAAGACAGGCCATGGAAAAGATCCGCCGCCAAAAACGCCGCCGTAGCCGGCGCGCCAAAGAAAAGATGCTTCAAGGCAAACACCACCACTCCCGAATCAAACAAAACCGAAAACGCCCCCACGTCGAGTAG
- a CDS encoding NAD(P)H-dependent oxidoreductase subunit E: protein MSAPLTFDDPRVKRVTREMKLYDRRPDALIQILHIVQEIFGYLPEMVLRLVAKELRVPASRVYGVSTFYHYFSLKARGDHQCLVCMGTACYVKGAGKILDQLQKAFGVRPGEVTPDGKLGLAQARCLGACGLAPAVVYDEEILARVDPAKIAATVQEKLRGS from the coding sequence ATGAGCGCTCCCCTCACTTTCGACGATCCCCGCGTTAAGCGCGTGACGCGCGAGATGAAACTGTACGATCGGCGGCCCGACGCGCTGATCCAAATCCTCCACATCGTTCAGGAAATTTTCGGCTATTTGCCGGAGATGGTCCTGCGTTTGGTCGCCAAGGAATTGCGGGTGCCGGCCAGCCGGGTGTACGGGGTGTCTACCTTCTACCACTATTTCTCCCTGAAGGCCCGGGGAGACCATCAGTGCCTGGTGTGCATGGGCACGGCCTGTTACGTGAAGGGAGCGGGAAAAATTTTGGATCAACTCCAGAAAGCCTTCGGGGTTCGGCCCGGAGAAGTGACGCCGGACGGGAAATTGGGGTTGGCCCAGGCCCGGTGCCTGGGGGCCTGCGGTTTGGCCCCGGCGGTGGTGTACGACGAGGAAATTTTAGCGCGGGTGGATCCGGCGAAAATAGCCGCTACGGTGCAGGAGAAACTTCGTGGATCTTGA
- a CDS encoding Crp/Fnr family transcriptional regulator — translation MYNEISMALSVEKPVHCESCPTRLEGVFNRLSRDRLRELDQCKADNLFRKGQVLFYEGNPALGVYCVYEGQLKLYKSGSQGRPQIIGIAKAGALVGHRAVLTDKPHSFSAEALGDARVCFVERRTFLSMLSANPVVAESLLKRLAMDLDAVEDRLMDFVEKPVLVRLARLLLTLKDIYGKPSQKGTEIALLLTREEIAEMIGTTQETTIRLLSQFKKLGLVRLDKKSITLLDPDGLSRLVNPPSERT, via the coding sequence GTGTATAATGAAATCTCCATGGCGCTCAGTGTCGAGAAGCCCGTCCACTGCGAATCGTGCCCGACCCGGCTGGAGGGTGTTTTCAACCGGCTCTCCCGCGATCGGTTGCGCGAGTTGGACCAGTGCAAGGCCGATAATTTGTTCCGGAAGGGTCAGGTCCTTTTTTACGAGGGCAACCCGGCGTTGGGCGTCTATTGCGTCTACGAAGGCCAGTTGAAACTTTACAAGTCCGGAAGCCAAGGACGGCCCCAGATCATCGGTATCGCCAAGGCGGGGGCCCTCGTGGGCCATCGGGCCGTGTTGACGGACAAACCCCACAGTTTCAGCGCGGAGGCCCTGGGCGACGCGCGCGTGTGTTTCGTGGAACGACGGACTTTTCTATCGATGTTGTCGGCGAACCCCGTCGTGGCGGAGTCGCTTCTTAAAAGACTGGCCATGGACCTTGACGCCGTTGAAGATCGTCTGATGGACTTCGTTGAAAAGCCGGTCCTGGTTCGGTTGGCTCGCCTGCTCTTGACCTTGAAAGACATCTACGGAAAACCTTCCCAGAAAGGAACCGAGATCGCCCTTTTGCTCACCCGTGAAGAAATCGCCGAAATGATCGGGACCACCCAAGAAACCACCATCCGGCTTTTGAGCCAATTCAAGAAACTGGGTTTGGTTCGACTCGATAAAAAATCCATCACTCTGCTGGACCCGGACGGGCTTTCCCGCCTGGTCAATCCGCCCTCCGAACGCACCTGA
- a CDS encoding Ni/Fe hydrogenase subunit alpha: MADKTIVIHPVTRVEGHAKITLVLGDDGRVADARFHVEEFRGFEKFCEGRHFTEMPIITPRICGICPVSHAVASAKACENIMAVEVPPTATLLRRLMHLGQMFSSHALSFFHLSSPDFLFGWDSDPASRNILGIAEKFPDVARRGIRLRKFGQELSSRLSGKKIHTGAVVPGGVTQALTEENRAALLAWIPEAKESVEVALGLYKKYWDANRKEMEAFARFDTLYLGTVKPDGTHELYDGKLRWVDAEGKVAADQVDPARFAEFIAERPLAYSYLKAPYFKPLGYPGGVYRVGPLARLNVATKMPTPRAQKEFENFRSMGGGRPIGSSFAFHHARIIEMMTSVEQVEMILNDPLVTLNDLRAEAGRNRSEGVGCSEAPRGTLFHHYTVDVHGILTGVNLLIATGQNNPAMNRAVLEVAKTYVHGADVKEGALNRVEGAIRCYDPCLSCSTHAVGAMPLLLEIQDPAGRVLRQIKR; encoded by the coding sequence ATGGCTGACAAGACTATCGTTATTCATCCGGTGACGCGCGTGGAAGGCCACGCGAAGATCACCCTCGTTCTGGGTGACGACGGCCGGGTGGCCGACGCGCGGTTCCACGTGGAAGAGTTCCGCGGGTTCGAAAAATTTTGCGAAGGCCGCCATTTCACGGAAATGCCCATCATCACCCCGCGCATTTGCGGCATCTGTCCCGTGAGCCACGCGGTGGCCAGCGCCAAGGCCTGCGAAAATATCATGGCGGTGGAGGTTCCACCGACGGCCACGCTTCTCCGGCGGCTCATGCACCTGGGGCAGATGTTCAGTTCCCACGCGCTCAGTTTTTTCCATTTGTCGTCCCCCGACTTTTTGTTCGGCTGGGATTCGGACCCCGCCTCCCGGAACATTTTGGGCATCGCCGAAAAGTTCCCCGACGTGGCGCGGCGGGGCATCCGCCTACGGAAGTTCGGGCAGGAGCTGTCGTCCCGCCTCTCCGGAAAAAAAATCCACACCGGGGCCGTGGTGCCGGGCGGCGTCACCCAAGCCCTCACGGAAGAAAACCGCGCCGCCCTGTTGGCCTGGATCCCCGAGGCCAAGGAAAGCGTCGAGGTGGCCCTGGGCCTTTACAAGAAATACTGGGACGCCAACCGGAAGGAAATGGAAGCCTTCGCGCGGTTCGATACCCTGTATTTGGGCACCGTCAAGCCGGACGGGACCCACGAACTGTACGACGGAAAACTGCGCTGGGTGGACGCGGAAGGGAAGGTCGCGGCCGATCAGGTGGATCCCGCGCGCTTCGCGGAATTCATCGCCGAACGTCCTCTAGCCTACTCCTATTTGAAAGCGCCTTATTTCAAACCCCTGGGATATCCGGGCGGCGTCTATCGGGTGGGTCCCCTGGCGCGGCTGAACGTGGCCACCAAGATGCCCACCCCACGGGCCCAGAAAGAGTTCGAGAATTTTCGATCCATGGGAGGGGGACGGCCCATCGGGAGTTCCTTCGCCTTCCACCATGCTCGGATCATCGAAATGATGACCTCGGTGGAGCAGGTGGAGATGATTTTGAACGATCCCCTGGTGACTCTCAACGATCTTCGCGCTGAGGCGGGCCGGAACCGGTCCGAGGGCGTGGGCTGTTCCGAAGCGCCCCGGGGCACGCTGTTCCACCACTACACGGTGGACGTCCATGGGATACTCACGGGCGTCAACCTCCTGATCGCCACGGGCCAAAACAACCCCGCCATGAACCGGGCCGTTTTGGAGGTGGCCAAAACCTATGTCCACGGCGCCGACGTTAAAGAGGGCGCGCTGAACCGCGTGGAGGGCGCCATCCGTTGTTACGACCCCTGCCTTTCCTGCTCGACCCACGCCGTGGGCGCCATGCCCCTCCTGCTCGAAATTCAGGACCCCGCGGGGCGGGTTCTCCGCCAAATCAAACGCTGA
- a CDS encoding zf-TFIIB domain-containing protein, whose translation MRCPVCGKEMVTKNFGVNVDVCENGCKSLWFDQDELRMLDEKNEGLGDALEEALRSPRSNDLERAPVNCPKCSIPLHTHKYNRDKEVNVDECYKCGGFFLDSGELTEIRHHYMNDAEVQAYADQVIASVPEFALALSNLEAQKKRLEAIQHYTKFMTVQYWRKQF comes from the coding sequence ATGCGGTGTCCGGTGTGTGGCAAGGAAATGGTGACCAAAAACTTCGGGGTCAACGTGGATGTATGCGAAAACGGGTGCAAGAGCCTATGGTTTGATCAGGATGAACTCCGAATGCTGGACGAAAAAAACGAAGGGTTGGGGGACGCGTTGGAAGAAGCGTTGCGTTCCCCGAGGAGCAACGACCTCGAAAGGGCTCCCGTCAACTGTCCTAAATGTTCCATTCCATTGCACACCCACAAATACAATCGGGACAAAGAAGTCAACGTGGACGAATGCTACAAATGCGGCGGTTTCTTTTTGGATTCCGGCGAATTGACGGAAATTCGCCATCATTACATGAACGACGCGGAGGTTCAGGCCTATGCGGACCAGGTCATTGCCTCCGTTCCAGAGTTCGCCCTGGCCTTAAGCAACCTCGAGGCGCAAAAAAAGCGTTTGGAGGCGATTCAACATTACACGAAATTCATGACGGTTCAATATTGGCGAAAACAGTTTTGA
- a CDS encoding cyclic nucleotide-binding domain-containing protein: protein MKEAGPSMGDMAVPCGEETVGRLAARHVVYGVGEGQTLFYAGHRPAGFFLLVDGRVDLVPERGQAVEVRGPAILGLHHLMESQPYPVTALAARGARLVFVPRRVAAPEPRRRTTDHSSEPTAERVR from the coding sequence ATGAAAGAAGCGGGTCCTTCCATGGGGGATATGGCGGTCCCCTGCGGAGAGGAAACGGTCGGGCGGTTGGCGGCTCGGCACGTTGTTTATGGGGTGGGAGAGGGCCAAACGCTTTTTTATGCCGGGCATCGACCCGCGGGGTTCTTCCTGTTGGTGGATGGGCGGGTGGACCTTGTGCCGGAACGCGGGCAGGCGGTGGAAGTCCGGGGACCCGCGATCTTGGGCCTGCACCATTTGATGGAAAGTCAACCGTATCCGGTGACGGCTTTGGCCGCGCGGGGCGCCCGGCTGGTGTTCGTGCCGCGTCGGGTCGCCGCGCCGGAGCCCCGTCGACGGACCACGGACCATTCCTCCGAGCCCACGGCGGAGCGCGTTCGGTGA
- a CDS encoding TolC family protein: MKNSCSLIFLLLISSVQAEEPRALAEPLTLDACYRLALGRSESVGLSEEDIRRGEAQYAQLRSGVLPSVGLRATDKIQDMSGVPSGANDSVSRRDRPEVALYGRQAIFSGFREFAAMRGQKAEIAARSEAVGRAKILLYEDVAGLFFTVADRDREMESLQYLIRLSQERIAELKKRVAIGRSRESEILSTESQNANLESRLEVARGFREASLAVLNTFMGVQATAIRDDRPEAAAPAPLENYLQKMAQRPEVREAEARQESRRQYIRSARGGYSPTLDVGGNYYLKRVGATEPVDWDILFTLDAPFYNGGKTRSLVDLAKSEERSAALQVSQARREAEGEIRERHRNLLSLLSQVDKLKRSADLAERNYMAQRNDYRLGLVNNLDVLAALNTWQEAQLSLDTARLAAKNVALRLELATGNTPEGNP; encoded by the coding sequence ATGAAGAATAGCTGTTCGTTGATTTTCCTTCTTTTAATTTCTTCGGTTCAGGCGGAAGAGCCGCGGGCGTTGGCGGAGCCTTTGACGTTGGACGCCTGCTACCGTCTGGCTCTGGGGCGGAGCGAGTCGGTGGGGTTGTCCGAGGAAGACATTCGCCGGGGGGAGGCCCAATACGCGCAATTGCGTTCCGGGGTGCTTCCCTCCGTGGGACTGCGCGCTACCGATAAAATCCAGGATATGTCGGGGGTTCCATCGGGGGCCAACGACAGCGTTTCGCGCCGCGATCGGCCCGAAGTCGCTTTGTATGGCCGGCAGGCGATTTTTTCCGGGTTCCGCGAATTCGCGGCCATGCGGGGCCAAAAGGCGGAGATCGCCGCCCGGAGCGAGGCGGTGGGACGCGCCAAAATCCTTCTCTACGAGGATGTGGCCGGGCTCTTTTTCACCGTCGCCGATCGGGACCGGGAAATGGAGAGTCTGCAATATCTGATCCGCCTTTCCCAAGAACGCATCGCGGAACTTAAAAAGCGCGTGGCCATCGGCCGCTCGCGGGAAAGCGAGATCTTGTCCACGGAATCCCAAAACGCCAATCTGGAATCCCGGCTGGAAGTGGCTCGCGGATTTCGGGAAGCCTCCTTGGCGGTCCTGAACACCTTTATGGGTGTTCAAGCCACCGCCATCCGAGACGACCGGCCCGAGGCCGCCGCCCCGGCCCCCTTGGAGAACTATCTTCAAAAGATGGCTCAGCGGCCCGAGGTGCGGGAAGCGGAAGCCCGTCAGGAATCCCGCCGACAGTATATCCGTTCGGCCCGGGGCGGCTATTCGCCCACGCTGGATGTGGGCGGCAACTATTACCTGAAACGCGTGGGAGCCACCGAGCCCGTGGATTGGGACATTCTCTTCACTTTGGACGCGCCCTTTTATAACGGGGGAAAGACGCGAAGCCTGGTGGATCTGGCCAAGTCCGAAGAGCGATCCGCCGCGCTTCAAGTTTCCCAGGCGCGCCGAGAGGCCGAGGGGGAGATTCGGGAACGGCACCGAAACCTTTTGAGTTTGCTCTCCCAGGTGGACAAGTTGAAACGTTCCGCCGACCTGGCTGAAAGGAATTACATGGCTCAGCGGAACGACTACCGTCTGGGCCTCGTGAACAACCTGGACGTGCTGGCCGCTTTGAACACCTGGCAAGAAGCCCAACTGTCGCTGGACACCGCCCGGCTGGCGGCCAAGAACGTCGCTCTTCGCTTGGAACTGGCCACCGGAAACACCCCCGAGGGGAACCCATGA
- a CDS encoding NADP oxidoreductase: MKKRVATVWLGGCSGCHMSLLDIDEGLLEIAPLMDLVKSPLVDGKEFPENVDVAVVEGCVSTDQDREQILKIRERSKVLVALGDCAVTGNVTALRNLLGPAAMLDQAYRKAPTNDGQGTVPSVEIPTLLPQASPLSRHVKVDVYVPGCPPPADLIFTALKALLEGRPLEIPAGALKNG, translated from the coding sequence ATGAAAAAGCGCGTCGCCACCGTTTGGTTGGGCGGTTGTTCGGGGTGTCACATGTCGCTCCTGGACATCGATGAAGGCCTTTTGGAGATCGCGCCGCTCATGGACCTGGTCAAAAGCCCGCTCGTGGACGGCAAGGAGTTCCCCGAGAACGTGGATGTGGCGGTGGTGGAAGGGTGCGTGTCCACTGACCAGGATCGGGAACAGATTTTAAAGATCCGGGAACGGTCCAAAGTATTGGTGGCCCTCGGTGATTGCGCGGTGACGGGGAACGTGACGGCGCTCCGGAACCTATTGGGGCCCGCGGCCATGTTGGACCAGGCCTACCGCAAGGCTCCAACGAACGATGGTCAAGGGACGGTCCCGTCGGTGGAAATCCCGACGCTTCTGCCCCAGGCGAGTCCGCTGTCCCGCCACGTGAAGGTGGATGTGTACGTGCCCGGGTGCCCGCCGCCGGCGGATTTGATTTTTACGGCGCTCAAGGCGCTGTTGGAGGGCCGGCCGTTGGAAATCCCGGCGGGGGCGCTAAAAAATGGCTGA
- the hoxU gene encoding bidirectional hydrogenase complex protein HoxU encodes MSFTITIDGREVSAEPKETLLDVCRRENIWLPTLCAIDGLTEVGACRLCLLEIEGTNKLLPACTTPAVPYQKVRTESDQLRNYRRMILELFFSERNHMCGVCVANNHCELQGLAVKAGIDHFRYPFLQPGVRVDASHKEFVLDHNRCVLCTRCVRVCDEIESAHVWDVMGRGVESRLISDFNQPWGESTDCTNCGKCVQVCPTGALWKKGSVPGELKKDPSIAGVLAARRKALP; translated from the coding sequence ATGAGTTTCACGATCACCATCGACGGTCGCGAGGTTTCGGCGGAACCCAAGGAAACCCTGTTGGACGTGTGCCGACGGGAAAACATTTGGCTTCCCACCCTCTGCGCCATCGACGGGCTGACGGAAGTGGGGGCCTGCCGGTTGTGCCTGCTGGAGATCGAAGGGACCAACAAGCTCCTCCCGGCCTGCACCACCCCGGCGGTCCCTTACCAAAAAGTCCGCACCGAATCCGACCAGCTCCGGAACTACCGGCGGATGATTTTGGAGCTCTTTTTTTCCGAGCGGAACCATATGTGCGGGGTCTGCGTGGCCAACAACCATTGCGAGCTTCAAGGCCTGGCCGTGAAAGCCGGGATCGATCATTTCCGCTACCCGTTCCTTCAACCGGGGGTCCGGGTGGACGCGTCCCACAAGGAATTCGTCTTGGACCACAACCGGTGCGTCCTTTGCACCCGCTGTGTGCGGGTCTGCGACGAGATCGAATCCGCCCACGTGTGGGACGTGATGGGACGAGGCGTCGAGAGCCGTCTGATTTCAGATTTCAACCAACCCTGGGGGGAATCCACGGACTGCACGAATTGCGGAAAGTGCGTCCAGGTCTGCCCCACCGGCGCCCTCTGGAAAAAAGGATCGGTGCCGGGCGAGTTGAAAAAAGATCCTTCCATCGCCGGGGTTTTGGCGGCAAGGCGAAAGGCCCTTCCATGA